A segment of the Sulfurovum indicum genome:
TTTCCGGTAGTGCCGATAGCCTTATCACCTTTAAGACGTTCACGTGCCTGATCTATCTCTGCATGGTAAGGTAACAGCACATGTGCTTTGTCCGAAAGGAAAAGTCTGCCTTCAAGATTCTCGAACTGCTCCATCTCTTTGATAAAGTCTTTTGGGGAGAGTACCACACCGTTACCGACAATATTCTTCGCCTTGGGGTTGAGTACCCCGGAAGGGATCAGGTGCAGCGCATACTTCTTCTTGCCAATAACAATGGTGTGCCCCGCATTGTGACCACCGGCAAAACGGCATACATAGTCATGCGTCTGTGCCATATGGTCAACAATCTTCCCTTTTCCTTCATCTCCCCACTGGAGTCCTACAATCAAATCTGCTTTACTCATAAATTACCCTATCCTCTTTTCATTTTACTCACAATACACTCATCAGTATAGAGTGCAAATCCCGCTGCTTCTACATCATCTATCATATAGATGCCTCCCATTGCCAGGAGACAATTGCCCTCGAACATCCGGAATGTCAAAGAGTCATAATAACGCATCTTTGCATAAAAGAGCGGGGAGATTACCATATTGGCAGACTCCACCTTTCCCGTTGCCTCTTTGATCTTCTCAAGTTCTGCCTGAATATCTTCCGGGAATGCACTTAGGTCATCCAGATCTTCAACACTGTTAAGTCTTACCAGCTGCTCTATCCATGGAAGGTCCGCTTCCAGTATCTGCTCTACATGCATCGCTTTGAGCACGTCAAGCGACACACCGTATTTCTCATTAAGCAGATGGGGAATACGGATATTGGCTACCTGCATCACCGGTTCAGCTCCGATCTCTTTTAAAAGCATACTACTCGTACGAACGATCTCTTCAAAGCTGCCGCCAAGTATTTCAGCACCGATCTGATACTGTTCTCTTGTCGGGAAAGAGACAGTCGGCTGAATATAGAACCACTTCTTGGACTCGGTAGAACGTCCCAGTCTTTTGGTCACGATACGCACCACATCGGCCGTAGAGTCCGCACGGAGTGTTACTTCATGATTTTCAGCATCGCCCAGTCTGACCAAAGGCTTCTTGTCGTCGAAATACTCATGCTGATGGTAAGAAAACAGTGGCGTAACGATCTCTTCAAAACCAAGATTTTCCAACATCTCGGCAGAAACAAACTCAATCTCCCTTTTAACCTTGGCAGACTCTGCAAAATAGAGTTTTGATCCACTCGGAATTTCATGTTCAAATATCATGTGTCTTCTTTTTTCAATATGCTTTTGAAATACTCTTTGTTAAAAACCCTGCTGGCTGTTCCGTCATACTCTCTGCGTCCCAGTTTTGCCAAGGCAAGCTCTATGGCATTGACCACCCATACCATTTCATACGGTTCAATAAGACCCATCTGGTTGATACGGAAAATCTTACCCTTAAGATGATCCTGTCCGCCTGCGACATTGACACCAAAGTCTGTCTTGAGCAGACTTCTTATCTCTGAAGCATTCTCATCATCGATCGTCGTCATAGAACGTGCCGGCATTTTCGGATAGGAATGCAGTCCCAACGCTTCAAGCGCAAAACGTGTTGCTTTGGCACGGCGGGCCGTATCACAATAGAGTTTACCGAACCCCTCACCCTCTTTGATCTGCCTTAGTACCGTACCAAGTCCGATAATGAGTGTCGTTGCTGCAGTATAGGCAGTAGTATTCTGACGCTGTTTTTTGATCTCGCTTGCAAGATTCAGATAATATCCCTTGCCTTCACCGATCTTCTCTATTGCTGCATTGCTCAACCCCAGTATCGCCAGTCCCGGAGGGAGCATCAGTGCTTTTTGGCTTCCTGCGATCAGACAGTCGATATGTGTCACATCAATACGCTCCACACCAACAGCCGTGATTCCGTCAGCGATGATCATCACCTCCGGTCTGACTTCCTTGACTGCCTTGGCAATCTCTTCGACCGGATGCCTGAGTCCGCCTGCCGATTCGCTGATCTGAATGGCAATGGCATCAACAGCCGGGTTGGCTTTGAGTACTTCAAGTACCTCTTCAACCGTTGCAGGCATATCCCACTCATGCTTGATCTCAACATTATTCAACCCATGAGCCTTGGCGATCTTCCCAAAACGTTCGCCGAACTTTCCGGCATTCACATTGAGCAGCGTATCATGACAGAGGTTGATCACTGCTGCTTCCATCGCACCCGTTCCGGTACTTGCCAGCATCACCACTTCATCGGTAGCCAACAGTTCAAACAAAAGTTCACGGGTATCCTTGAAGATCGCTTCAAACTCTGGTGTTCTGTGATGCAGTGTCGGTTCAGCCATTGCCAAACGTACGGATTCCGGTACTGGTGTAGGTCCTGGGGTAAAAAGTAGCATACATAATCCTCACAAAAACCGTTTTTATGACGGCATAGTTGTGAGGATTATAGCTAAAAACAGGTTATATGTTGGTGAAAGTCAAAGAATGCCCTTCACAGCTTTACTTCTTCTCCTTGTTACTTGCATCGAAAACACTCTTTAGATTCAAAAGTCCGCAGGAAAATATATCCTCTTTCAATCCAGGAAAGACTGACTTTTCATAAAAAAACTGCCTGTTTTACCTTGTAATACTACGGATTTTTTCTATCGTTGTCATGCCACCGTCTGCTGACCGATCTCTTTATAACGTGCGTAGTAGTGCTCAACAAAGGCTCTGACCTCTGATTGAAGTGGAAGGAAAAAACCATCTTCTTTTTGTGCATAGCGACTTAGGTACTCATTGGCATCGGCTTTATTGAGGTAATGTTGGGCCAGCATTTCATAAGCTTCAATATAGGCAGACTTCATTGCTTCATATCTGTCATAATCGATCCTGATCTGTCCATTATATGCAATCACCCCGGAACCAAAAAGGATATCAAGATGGATCAGGCCCTCACAGTAGTAAGGTAGTACTTCCCCCACCTCCCTCCATGCCATCAGACCCACTGCACGTGAAACAAGATCATCAATAATATGCTTTTTTAAAGCCTCTTCTTCATGATTGAAAAATGCCATCAATCCTCCTGTCGTTGCCTTAAACTCTTCAATATTCTTGAACTGCCCTGTAGCATTCATTTTGGTTTCGGTATCAGAATCAATCCATAATATATGCCCATACTCATGTCCTATCGTCGAGATATCATAAATCTTGTGCCAGAGTTCCGGTTCATTCTCTGCCAATGCTCTCTGCTTTTTGACAAACTCCTCTCCCATTATTTCTACAGAAAGTTTCATGACCGGTTTGCTTTTTTTGCTCTCGAGGACAAAATCTGCATAAGCGAAGATCTTTTTGCCCAGTTCAGTTGAGACCTGTTCATCATTTGGTACCACCTGTGCAGAAAAAAGTCCGTTGAACTCTGCCGCATAGTAAAGCATCGGTTGGCCGATGTAGAGCTGGGTCTGGTCAACCTGCAACAGGTTCTTGCTCATTGTCTGCAGCGCATCTTCACCAAATTTCTGTGCCATCTCATAGGCAAAAAGCTTAATGTTGTTGCGGGTATGGGAACCTTCCTGAAGTCTGGGGTTCACAATACGCAGATCCCACTCAAGCGCCACTGCCTTACGGTAATGGTCTTCATAGTACTCCAAAGGATGTCCTACCTGAAGTGGTGTGGTGATCGCCATCCAGCGTCTGTCAACTTCCGCCCACATCTTGATCAACTCATCAGTTTTGGTATGTGCAAATGCCTCTTTGAGTGCAGTAAAATAGGCAATCCACTCCTGTTTCTGTCCATAAACTTCATCTTCGTGCTGATTCAAAAGTGCAATAAGCTGTTCAAGGGCTACAACGACTGCATTCACTTCATTTTTAAATGCCTCCGCATACGAAACGCTCTTATATCCTTCTCCTTCTTTGACAAGTACAGAATAGCAACGGTCCCCGATACACCCCTCTTCTGTTCTGTCCAACAGTGACTCAGCCTGCAACACTTCAAAAACTTTGGCATCATCACCGTTGAACATCTCACTAAGCTGTGGATTGACCGTATGAAGAATGTGGTGTGTCCAGTGACTCTGCCACTCCGAAAGGCGCAGACCGACAAAGTGTACACCAAAGATCAACGCACGGTAAAAAGGGGAAAGAAGTTTTTGCTGTTCAATCCACCCTATCAGACTTTCATGACGGGTAATATGCAGCATACTGACAAAACCGTATGCCAACTCTTTTTTGACTCGCACCTCCTCTTCACTGAGTTCCAGCCTGCCAAGTACCTGTTCAAGTGCATCTTCACGCAAATTAACAATGCGTGTCAGTGCTGCCATTTCACTCTCTCTGTCCCTGGGAAGATCCAACAGTTTCAAAAAGGCATTAACTACCTCATCCGCTTTACTGTGCTCTTTGTTCTTATCCAGAAGATCATAATAGCCGTTAAGTTCCGCCTGTCTATCCTGTAACTCCAGATAAACTGCCTGAAGATCATTCATAAATTGTTGCTTTGTCAATGTATATCCTTCCTACGTAACATCTGTATAATCGGTTTAGCCAAAGCCAATGCTTTCCCACGGTGCGAGATCTTCGACTTTACTTCATCATCGAGTTCTCCAAGCGTTTTCTCAAACCCGGAGGGTATAAACATCGGATCATAGCCAAACCCTTTATCACCTCTGACCTTATCGATCACTTTGCCGTGCATCCATCCATGCACCACATATTCACCATATTGGGAGACAATGGCGATCGCAGCTGTATAATAGGCAGGAGTCTCTTTCAATCCTTTGGCTTTGACCGCATTTATCAGCTTATAGAGATTGTCTTTATCATTTGCACCCTCACCGGCATAACGTGCGGAGTAGATACCCGGTGCACCATCCAGTACCGGCAGAGAGATACCGCTGTCATCTGAAATCACAAAGTAGTTGCCGGACGGATACGTTTCTTTAAGCTTCTTATAAATCGTACGTGCCTTTATGAGTGCGTTTTCAGCAAAGGTTGCCCCATCCTCAACGATATCAAATGCTCCCAGAAGATCTGAGAAAGCTACCACCTCATCCTGGCACATCTGCCTGAACTCACGCAATTTACCTTTATTTCCCGTTGCTAAGACCAATTTCATGGCTAATTAACCTTTACGTATTATAATTAAGACAAATTTTACCCTATTGGAGATATTAAGATGATTAAACAGATCATGCCATTGAGCCTCATTGTAGCACTGCGTTTTTTCGGACTCTTTATTGTCCTTCCAGTTCTCTCCATCTACGCGCTTGAAATGGAGGGGGCCACTCCGTTTCTGGCCGGGCTGGTCGTAGGGGGATATGCTTTGACACAAGCGGGCTTCCAAGTGCCTTTCGGGCTGATGAGTGATAAAATAGGACGAAAAAAAACGCTGCTTTTTGGTCTTCTTATCTTCATTGCAGGTTCTGTCACTGCCGCAATGAGCGATAATATCTATATGCTTCTCGCTGGACGTTTCCTGCAGGGAGCAGGTGCTATTGGTTCTGTTGTTTCAGCCATGATCTCCGATCTGGTCAAAGAAGAAGAAAGAGCTCACGCCATGGCGATCATGGGAGGAACCATTGCGCTAAGTTTTGCCGCAGCAATGATAGTCGCACCTGTTGTAGGAGGCCACTGGGGTATCGATAAGCTGTTCTGGCTGACTGCCATTCTCTCAGTCATGGCGATCGGCATTTTGTTTACTGCCGTACCTCAGCCTCCAAAGATCGTCCACTCCTATGCGGAAGAGGAGTCCAAGATGCTCGACGTATTCAAGGATAAGTCGCTGACTCGAATGTACATCACTTTCCTCTTCCACTCCTCCATTATGACAATGGCATTCTTCATCATCCCCCTCGTCATGACCCAGTCACTTAGTGAAGGCGGTTTTGGATGGGAAAAAGCCGAACTTTGGAAAGTCTATCTGCCAGCTATGGTTTTCGGACTGATCGCCATGGGACCAGCTGCAGTCTTTGGAGAGAAGTACGGCAAAGGCCGTGAAGTATTCATGATCTCTGTTACTGTCATCCTCTTTGGCTTCCTCGCTATGGGCTTTGCCACTTCTCCCTGGCTCTTCATTATTGGTGTCATACTTTTTTTCATCGGGTTTAACATGTTCGAACCGCTGCTTCAGAGTTTCGTAAGCAAATTTGCCAAAGTACACCAAAAAGGTGCGGCACTGGGTGTTGCAAATACCTTTGCCTATATAGGAATCTTTATAGGTGGTCTGCTTGCAGGATATCTGATGCAGCACTTTGGAAGGGAGACTCTGGCAATCTTTGTTGCCCTGCTCTCAGCTGTGTGGTTCATCTGGGTAGCGACCATGCCAAATCCCAATAACAGAGGCAATATTTATCTGCCGCTTGACATCTTTGACAGAGATAAGATTGCAGCATTGACAGAGCACCCTGCCATTGTTGAAAGCTATGTGAATGAAACTGAAAACATTGCTGTAGTCAAATATGAAAAAGAGATGATCGACGAAGATGAAGTAAGAGGGATGTTATTAGATTAAATGGTCGGAGCGACAGGACTTGAACCTGCGACCTCTACCACCCCAAGGTAGCACGCTAGCCAGACTGCGCCACGCCCCGATAGTTGAAGAGCAGCATTATAAAGCAGTTGCTCTTAAAGAAGGTTGAGACTTACCGGAAGATCCTTCTGCCGGCAAGACTGGAATTAACATTTTCCAAGATCCACCACTCGATACTCAGCACCCATCAGATCACATGCTCTTTTGGTGATGTTCTGAACGGTAAAGCCGAACTTCTCGAAAAGCTGGTTTGCCGGAGCGGATGCACCGAAGCTCTCCATGCCGAGTACCTCATCCGCATAGCGGTAATACTCTGATGCTGTCGCTGCTTCTATGGCAAGGACTTTGGTGTTCGGATCGATGACGGCTGCTTTGTATTCGGTATCTTGTTCATTGAAGAGGTCAAGACACGGTACAGAAACCACATTGGCTTTGACACCAAGTACTTCCAGATGGCATGCTGCCTGAAGAGACGGCATTAGCTCAGAACCGCTTGCCATCAGTGTCAGAGTAGCTCCTTCACGTTTTTTGACAATGTAGGCACCTTTGCTTACATCACCAAAGTCTCTTTTGGGTTTGAGTGTTTTAAGCTTTTGGCGGCTCAATACAAAAGCCTGCGGTGCTTTAATAGTAAGCGCTGTCTTCCACGCTTCGACATTTTCTGTTGCATCCGCCGGTCTCCATACATAGAAATTCGGCAAAGCTCTAAACTGGCTTAAGTGTTCGATCGGCTCATGCGTAGGCCCATCTTCTCCTACACCGATACTGTCATGTGTCCAGACAAAAAAGTTCTGAATACCTGTCAGTGCCGCAATACGAGCTGCTGGCTTAAGGTAGTCAGAGAAGACAAAGAATGTTGCATTGAACGGGATCGTCGTACCGTAGAGTGCAATAGCATTGGTGACCGCTGCCATTGCATGTTCACGGATACCAAAATGTATATTTTTACCTTTAGGGAACTCTCCCATATCTTTAAGCTCCGTCTTGTTACTCGGAGCAAGATCGGCAGAACCTCCGATAAATGATGGTACCGCTTTTGCAATCGCATTAAGGATCTTTCCGTTGGAATCTCTGGTTGCGACTTCTGCATCATTGCTGAAGTCAGGGTAGTCAATAGCAGAGAAGTCAGGGTTCAGCAGTTTTTCAAGAGCAATATTCTGCTCTACAAGCGGTGCCTCTTTTTGTCTGTGTATCCACTCTTTTTCTGCCAGCTCTCCCTTTTCAACAGCACATCTGAACCTGATAAGTACATCTTCAGGAATCTGAAAAGTTTTATCCGGATCAAACCCTTCTTTGGCTTTGGATTCACGGATAATCTCCTCACCAAGCGGTGCACCATGTGTATGGTGGCTTCCTTCAAGCTCACACGCACCTTTGCCGATGATCGTATTGGCGATGATAATGGTCGGTTTGCTTGCCGACTTTGCTTCATTCAACGCTTTGTCTATATCATCATAGCAATGGCCGTTGATCTTCAGTACATTCCAGTTCTGTGCCTCGAAACGCTTGGCAACATCCTCACTCCATGCAATACTTGTATCTCCCTCGATAGTAATCTCGTTGGAGTCATAGATAAGAATAAGATCCTTTAGCCCAAGGTGACCTGCCAATGCACACGCTTCGTAGCTAATACCCTCTTGAAGGTCACCATCACCACACAGACAGTAGACTTTATGGTCAATAAGCTCACATGTTTCGGAGTTAACCTGCTTTTTGGTGAAAGCTTCTGCCATAGCAAATCCTACTGCATTGGCAATCCCCTGTCCTAGCGGACCTGTAGTCATTTCAACACCGGCAGTATGCCCATATTCAGGATGTCCCGGTGTTCTGGAGTCAAGCTGACGAAAACTCTTAAGATCATCAAGGCTTACATCGTATCCCCAAAGATGGAGCAGTGAGTAGATAAGCCCTGTTCCATGTCCTCCGGAAAAGACAAGACGGTCACGGTTAAGCCATTTTGGGTTCTTTGGATTATGGTTAAGGTGTTCACCAAGAACCACAGCGATATCTGCAAGCCCCATAGGAGCACCCGGGTGTCCAGAGTTCGCTTTTTGCACCATATCCGCTGCCAAAAAACGTATCGTATTCGCCATCTTTTTACGCATTTGATTCTGCTCTGTCATTGCCATTGTTTATCCTTAAAATTATATGCAAGTACGTCATTTTGAACTTGATTCAGGGCCCTGTTCGGTTTCATCCCCTGAGATCCTGAATCAAGTTCAGGATGACACTGTATCATTGATGTCTATATAGATATTTCTCCATCAAAGGACGGAGTGCCTCTTGCAGCTTTGGATCAAACGCTGCAAATCGTTTTTGCAGATCTTCTGCCAGATCATTTGCTTCTGTAACACTCTGCTCAAGTCCCAAAAGCGTCACAAAACTGTTTTTATCAGTATCATTCCCTGTCGTTTTTCCTGCTTCTTCTTCACTCTGTGTCTCATCTATAATATCATCTTGTATCTGAAAGAGCAGACCAAGATCGATCCCGAAATCATAGAGTGCCTTTTGTACCTCAGCTTCAAGTCTGACGATCACTGCACCCATTTGCAGACTTGCAGCGATCAGTTTTGCTGTTTTATTCGTATGCAGTACCTTTACCTGATCAAGTGTGAGCGGCTGATTTTCAAAATAACAATCGATCGCCTGCCCCAGTACCATTCCCCGACTCCCGCCATCACGTGAAAGCAGCTCAACCAGTTTGATTTTCACATCCTCACGCAGCGGTGCTTTGGCTATCAGGTAAAAAGCATCAGAATTAAGTGCATCACCTGCCAGTATCGCAGTTACTTCATCAAAACGTTTATGCAGTGTCTGATGTCCACGGCGCAGATCGGCATTGTCCATTGCGGGAAGGTCATCATGTATGAGTGAATAAGTATGAAACATCTCCAGAGCCAAAGCAACGGGAAGTGCAGAATCATACAGCATCGGTTCATAGGCATCAACAATGCTTAAGAGCAGCATCGGACGGAAACGCTTTCCGCCAGCAGTCAGCATCGTTCCCAGTGCCTCTTCATAGACAGGGTGGAAACTGGTTACTTTAGGTAGGTTTTGGGCCAGATAGGTTTCAAATCTCTGCATATATGCTCACTCTATAATATTCTTGGAATTATATCTAATTTCGATAAAATAAGCATATGAGAGATAAACAGTTGCAAAATATCATAAAATGGTTAAAGCGCTTATTGGCTGCAGCAGCAGTTGGTGTATGGGTCTATGTCATGAGTATATTTCTTATAGAACCAGCACCTTTTTCCGAACTTGCACCCTACTGTATGGGCAGCACAATGCTGATCTTTGGTGTACTTACAGGGATATTCAAGGGACTGGAGTATTGGGAACAGCACGCAGGTAGCAGATAGCAGGTATATATTTTTATAACCTCTTTGTGCTCCCTATTTCTTACTTCTGTTCCTCATATCTTGCACTTTTTAGCAATCTCTTTTAAGATCTCTTCCATCTCTTTGCCTTCAACATTGACAACTACATCAGCTACTTTTTTGTATGCCTTTTCCCGCTCTCCGTAGAGCTTCTTTGCTTTTTTCTGGTCCTGAAAAAGCGGTCGTTTGGCAAGCTTCTGTTTACTGTTTTTGGCTGTTTTAAGGCGGTTATGTATCCACTCGAACGAAGCATCAAGCAGTACGACCGTTCCCAGTTTTTTAAGGTTTTTCACCTTGTAAAATCCACCGCCGCAGGAGATCAGTGTACCGGTCACACACTTTTCTATCCAGTCTGCTGTCTGCTGTTCACATTCACGGAAATAGGCTTCACCTTTCTTTTCAAAGATCTTTTTGATCTCTTTGTTCTCTTTGGACTCAATAAGGTCATCCGTGTCAATGTTGTAGACACCATACTCTTTGGCAAACGCCCGTGCAGTCGTCCCCTTGCCAACCCCCATGAAACCGATCAAAATAATATTTTTTTTCACACTCTACCACCTGACAAAAGCATTGCAGAGCAATGCATACATTCACTCTTCACTTCTCACTCCTCACTCGATGAAGCAATGCTTCATCACTACACCATATTGTAACGAT
Coding sequences within it:
- a CDS encoding ATP phosphoribosyltransferase regulatory subunit, translating into MIFEHEIPSGSKLYFAESAKVKREIEFVSAEMLENLGFEEIVTPLFSYHQHEYFDDKKPLVRLGDAENHEVTLRADSTADVVRIVTKRLGRSTESKKWFYIQPTVSFPTREQYQIGAEILGGSFEEIVRTSSMLLKEIGAEPVMQVANIRIPHLLNEKYGVSLDVLKAMHVEQILEADLPWIEQLVRLNSVEDLDDLSAFPEDIQAELEKIKEATGKVESANMVISPLFYAKMRYYDSLTFRMFEGNCLLAMGGIYMIDDVEAAGFALYTDECIVSKMKRG
- a CDS encoding pyridoxal-phosphate-dependent aminotransferase family protein, which encodes MLLFTPGPTPVPESVRLAMAEPTLHHRTPEFEAIFKDTRELLFELLATDEVVMLASTGTGAMEAAVINLCHDTLLNVNAGKFGERFGKIAKAHGLNNVEIKHEWDMPATVEEVLEVLKANPAVDAIAIQISESAGGLRHPVEEIAKAVKEVRPEVMIIADGITAVGVERIDVTHIDCLIAGSQKALMLPPGLAILGLSNAAIEKIGEGKGYYLNLASEIKKQRQNTTAYTAATTLIIGLGTVLRQIKEGEGFGKLYCDTARRAKATRFALEALGLHSYPKMPARSMTTIDDENASEIRSLLKTDFGVNVAGGQDHLKGKIFRINQMGLIEPYEMVWVVNAIELALAKLGRREYDGTASRVFNKEYFKSILKKEDT
- the ciaB gene encoding invasion protein CiaB, with protein sequence MTKQQFMNDLQAVYLELQDRQAELNGYYDLLDKNKEHSKADEVVNAFLKLLDLPRDRESEMAALTRIVNLREDALEQVLGRLELSEEEVRVKKELAYGFVSMLHITRHESLIGWIEQQKLLSPFYRALIFGVHFVGLRLSEWQSHWTHHILHTVNPQLSEMFNGDDAKVFEVLQAESLLDRTEEGCIGDRCYSVLVKEGEGYKSVSYAEAFKNEVNAVVVALEQLIALLNQHEDEVYGQKQEWIAYFTALKEAFAHTKTDELIKMWAEVDRRWMAITTPLQVGHPLEYYEDHYRKAVALEWDLRIVNPRLQEGSHTRNNIKLFAYEMAQKFGEDALQTMSKNLLQVDQTQLYIGQPMLYYAAEFNGLFSAQVVPNDEQVSTELGKKIFAYADFVLESKKSKPVMKLSVEIMGEEFVKKQRALAENEPELWHKIYDISTIGHEYGHILWIDSDTETKMNATGQFKNIEEFKATTGGLMAFFNHEEEALKKHIIDDLVSRAVGLMAWREVGEVLPYYCEGLIHLDILFGSGVIAYNGQIRIDYDRYEAMKSAYIEAYEMLAQHYLNKADANEYLSRYAQKEDGFFLPLQSEVRAFVEHYYARYKEIGQQTVA
- the rdgB gene encoding RdgB/HAM1 family non-canonical purine NTP pyrophosphatase → MKLVLATGNKGKLREFRQMCQDEVVAFSDLLGAFDIVEDGATFAENALIKARTIYKKLKETYPSGNYFVISDDSGISLPVLDGAPGIYSARYAGEGANDKDNLYKLINAVKAKGLKETPAYYTAAIAIVSQYGEYVVHGWMHGKVIDKVRGDKGFGYDPMFIPSGFEKTLGELDDEVKSKISHRGKALALAKPIIQMLRRKDIH
- a CDS encoding MFS transporter — its product is MIKQIMPLSLIVALRFFGLFIVLPVLSIYALEMEGATPFLAGLVVGGYALTQAGFQVPFGLMSDKIGRKKTLLFGLLIFIAGSVTAAMSDNIYMLLAGRFLQGAGAIGSVVSAMISDLVKEEERAHAMAIMGGTIALSFAAAMIVAPVVGGHWGIDKLFWLTAILSVMAIGILFTAVPQPPKIVHSYAEEESKMLDVFKDKSLTRMYITFLFHSSIMTMAFFIIPLVMTQSLSEGGFGWEKAELWKVYLPAMVFGLIAMGPAAVFGEKYGKGREVFMISVTVILFGFLAMGFATSPWLFIIGVILFFIGFNMFEPLLQSFVSKFAKVHQKGAALGVANTFAYIGIFIGGLLAGYLMQHFGRETLAIFVALLSAVWFIWVATMPNPNNRGNIYLPLDIFDRDKIAALTEHPAIVESYVNETENIAVVKYEKEMIDEDEVRGMLLD
- the tkt gene encoding transketolase is translated as MAMTEQNQMRKKMANTIRFLAADMVQKANSGHPGAPMGLADIAVVLGEHLNHNPKNPKWLNRDRLVFSGGHGTGLIYSLLHLWGYDVSLDDLKSFRQLDSRTPGHPEYGHTAGVEMTTGPLGQGIANAVGFAMAEAFTKKQVNSETCELIDHKVYCLCGDGDLQEGISYEACALAGHLGLKDLILIYDSNEITIEGDTSIAWSEDVAKRFEAQNWNVLKINGHCYDDIDKALNEAKSASKPTIIIANTIIGKGACELEGSHHTHGAPLGEEIIRESKAKEGFDPDKTFQIPEDVLIRFRCAVEKGELAEKEWIHRQKEAPLVEQNIALEKLLNPDFSAIDYPDFSNDAEVATRDSNGKILNAIAKAVPSFIGGSADLAPSNKTELKDMGEFPKGKNIHFGIREHAMAAVTNAIALYGTTIPFNATFFVFSDYLKPAARIAALTGIQNFFVWTHDSIGVGEDGPTHEPIEHLSQFRALPNFYVWRPADATENVEAWKTALTIKAPQAFVLSRQKLKTLKPKRDFGDVSKGAYIVKKREGATLTLMASGSELMPSLQAACHLEVLGVKANVVSVPCLDLFNEQDTEYKAAVIDPNTKVLAIEAATASEYYRYADEVLGMESFGASAPANQLFEKFGFTVQNITKRACDLMGAEYRVVDLGKC
- a CDS encoding polyprenyl synthetase family protein produces the protein MQRFETYLAQNLPKVTSFHPVYEEALGTMLTAGGKRFRPMLLLSIVDAYEPMLYDSALPVALALEMFHTYSLIHDDLPAMDNADLRRGHQTLHKRFDEVTAILAGDALNSDAFYLIAKAPLREDVKIKLVELLSRDGGSRGMVLGQAIDCYFENQPLTLDQVKVLHTNKTAKLIAASLQMGAVIVRLEAEVQKALYDFGIDLGLLFQIQDDIIDETQSEEEAGKTTGNDTDKNSFVTLLGLEQSVTEANDLAEDLQKRFAAFDPKLQEALRPLMEKYLYRHQ
- a CDS encoding shikimate kinase — encoded protein: MKKNIILIGFMGVGKGTTARAFAKEYGVYNIDTDDLIESKENKEIKKIFEKKGEAYFRECEQQTADWIEKCVTGTLISCGGGFYKVKNLKKLGTVVLLDASFEWIHNRLKTAKNSKQKLAKRPLFQDQKKAKKLYGEREKAYKKVADVVVNVEGKEMEEILKEIAKKCKI